In Modestobacter versicolor, a single genomic region encodes these proteins:
- a CDS encoding oxidoreductase, translating to MTRTWLVTGSSRGFGRALSTAVLEAGDTLVATARRPEQLADLTDRFGDRVRTVALDVTDPAAVTAAVQTAVDTFGRLDVVANNAGHADSAPIEQTPEEAFRAQLETNLFGVVRVTQAALPVFRRQRSGHFLQFSSIGGRVGGTPGLAAYQTAKWGVEGFSEVLHAEVAPLGIRVTIVEPGAFRTEWGGASMQLAEVAPDYAPTVGRVHDYRRQVDGRQPGDPERAAQVLLDVVAAEEPPLRLLLGSDAVQLAERSSRARAREAAVWAGVSRSTDFDTVAAVPGLPRLTA from the coding sequence ATGACCAGGACCTGGCTCGTCACCGGCAGCTCCCGCGGCTTCGGCCGGGCGCTGTCCACCGCCGTCCTCGAGGCCGGCGACACCCTCGTCGCCACCGCCCGCCGCCCCGAGCAGCTCGCCGACCTGACCGACCGCTTCGGCGACCGGGTGCGCACCGTGGCCCTCGACGTCACCGACCCGGCGGCCGTCACCGCGGCGGTGCAGACCGCCGTCGACACCTTCGGCCGGCTCGACGTGGTCGCCAACAACGCCGGGCACGCCGACAGCGCGCCGATCGAGCAGACGCCGGAGGAGGCCTTCCGCGCGCAGCTGGAGACCAACCTGTTCGGCGTCGTCCGGGTCACCCAGGCCGCGCTGCCGGTGTTCCGCCGCCAGCGCTCAGGCCACTTCCTGCAGTTCTCCTCCATCGGCGGCCGGGTCGGCGGGACGCCGGGCCTGGCGGCGTACCAGACCGCGAAGTGGGGCGTGGAGGGCTTCTCCGAGGTGCTGCACGCCGAGGTCGCACCGCTCGGGATCAGGGTGACCATCGTCGAGCCCGGCGCCTTCCGCACCGAGTGGGGTGGCGCCTCGATGCAGCTCGCCGAGGTCGCGCCGGACTACGCGCCGACGGTCGGCCGGGTGCACGACTACCGCCGGCAGGTCGACGGCCGGCAGCCCGGTGACCCCGAGCGCGCCGCGCAGGTGCTGCTGGACGTCGTCGCCGCCGAGGAGCCGCCGCTGCGGCTGCTGCTCGGCTCCGACGCGGTGCAGCTGGCCGAGCGGTCCTCCCGCGCCCGGGCCCGCGAGGCCGCCGTCTGGGCCGGGGTGAGCCGGTCGACCGACTTCGACACCGTCGCCGCCGTCCCCGGCCTCCCGCGCCTCACCGCCTGA
- a CDS encoding acyl-CoA dehydrogenase family protein, with translation MRDLVVATVRDILAAHEPFVLTRERPWDSGLWAELAEAGLTGVGIPEEAGGSGGELADAVAIVATLAAGAAAVPVAEQLLVAAPAVLAADLDLPAPDEPLSAAVDGAVTAEPRDDGDGPGSWTLIGTATDVAWAGVAQHLVVLAGSPVGPVLALVDVAGRETTHAANLAGEPRGSLVLQGVTAAGALLTERQADELRARYALARAVQLSAALEQVLAWTVQYAGERQQFGRPLGKFQAVQMQLAEMAGEVTAVAALVDSAVQAIERGDSPVLAAAAAKVRAGSAVEVVARLAHQVHGAIGFTQEHRLHHLTRRCWSWRDEAGTETAWARVLGAGLLADGPDALWPALTRVL, from the coding sequence ATGAGGGACCTGGTGGTCGCCACGGTGCGCGACATCCTGGCGGCGCACGAGCCGTTCGTGCTCACCCGCGAACGCCCCTGGGACTCCGGTCTGTGGGCGGAGCTGGCCGAGGCCGGGCTGACCGGCGTCGGCATCCCCGAGGAGGCCGGCGGCTCCGGCGGCGAGCTGGCCGACGCGGTGGCGATCGTGGCGACGCTGGCCGCCGGTGCCGCCGCCGTGCCGGTCGCCGAGCAGCTGCTGGTCGCCGCGCCCGCCGTCCTCGCCGCCGACCTCGACCTGCCCGCGCCCGACGAGCCGCTGTCCGCCGCGGTCGACGGTGCGGTCACCGCCGAGCCGCGCGACGACGGCGACGGCCCGGGCAGCTGGACGCTCATCGGGACGGCGACCGACGTGGCCTGGGCCGGGGTCGCGCAGCACCTCGTCGTGCTGGCCGGCAGCCCCGTCGGGCCGGTGCTCGCGCTGGTCGACGTCGCCGGCCGGGAGACGACGCACGCCGCCAACCTGGCCGGCGAGCCGCGCGGTTCGCTGGTGCTGCAGGGCGTCACCGCCGCCGGGGCCCTGCTCACCGAGCGGCAGGCCGACGAGCTGCGTGCCCGGTACGCGCTGGCCCGCGCCGTGCAGCTGTCCGCGGCACTGGAGCAGGTGCTGGCCTGGACGGTGCAGTACGCGGGGGAGCGGCAGCAGTTCGGCCGCCCGCTCGGGAAGTTCCAGGCGGTGCAGATGCAGCTGGCCGAGATGGCCGGTGAGGTGACGGCGGTGGCGGCGCTGGTCGACTCCGCGGTGCAGGCCATCGAGCGCGGCGACTCCCCGGTGCTCGCCGCGGCGGCCGCGAAGGTGCGCGCGGGGTCGGCCGTCGAGGTGGTCGCCCGGCTCGCGCACCAGGTGCACGGCGCGATCGGCTTCACCCAGGAGCACCGGCTGCACCACCTCACCCGGCGCTGCTGGTCGTGGCGGGACGAGGCCGGCACCGAGACGGCGTGGGCCCGGGTGCTCGGTGCGGGCCTGCTCGCCGACGGACCCGACGCGCTGTGGCCGGCCCTCACCCGGGTGCTGTGA
- a CDS encoding TIGR03086 family metal-binding protein — protein sequence MTTPPDLAPAVAEAARTVAGVRDDQLTAPTPCAGMPVAALLDHLHGAAVGLRLAALKQPTGAPEPSAESLPADWRTRIPPELDELAHAWRDPAAWEGSAEAGGVPLPARWAGLVTLNEVLVHGWDLAVATGQPYRPDPAAAQTCLDYAHEFAAAVPEARDTIYGPVVPVPDDAPVFDRLLGATGRDPRWTPPA from the coding sequence ATGACGACACCGCCCGATCTCGCCCCCGCCGTCGCGGAGGCCGCCCGCACGGTGGCCGGCGTCCGCGACGACCAGCTGACCGCGCCCACCCCGTGCGCGGGGATGCCGGTGGCCGCCCTGCTGGACCACCTGCACGGGGCCGCGGTCGGTCTGCGGCTGGCCGCGCTGAAGCAGCCGACGGGCGCACCGGAGCCCTCGGCCGAGTCGCTGCCGGCCGACTGGCGCACCCGCATCCCACCCGAGCTCGACGAGCTGGCGCACGCCTGGCGCGACCCGGCGGCGTGGGAGGGGAGTGCGGAGGCCGGTGGCGTGCCGCTGCCCGCGAGGTGGGCCGGCCTGGTGACGCTGAACGAGGTGCTGGTGCACGGCTGGGACCTGGCCGTCGCCACCGGCCAGCCCTACCGGCCCGACCCCGCCGCGGCGCAGACCTGCCTGGACTACGCGCACGAGTTCGCCGCGGCGGTCCCGGAGGCCCGGGACACCATCTACGGTCCGGTGGTGCCGGTGCCCGACGACGCCCCGGTGTTCGACCGGCTGCTCGGCGCCACCGGCCGCGACCCGCGCTGGACGCCGCCGGCCTGA
- a CDS encoding MMPL family transporter codes for MDPTSAPLPPGHRSRLTRALHSHPRRALLAVLLFVVVAGVLGGPVAGSLDADGGFAPADSDSALAVERLEDASGRSPSAGVVAVVDTGDGRSDVTDVVETLAGLDGVAEAVPAGTARDGSSALVVAVLDADADDEAVATAAVAAFEDDDRVALGGSAVTGLQIGERVGEDLGRAELLAFPVLVLLSLLFFGGRAAVLPLVVGVTTVLGTFLAMAGINEVYGLSVFSLNLVIGLGLGLAIDYTLFLLSRYREELDQQGPTLGAVLTTMRTAGRTVVFSAATVAVALATLTVFPMGFLKSMGIAGAVVAVVAAAAALVVSPAVFALWGPKLARRRRRAAASGGGWYRLSHAVMARPGAVAAVTAIVMLVLAAPALRAEWTPVDSSVVPTDLSARVVADTLEADYAGAGTTPVLAAVRADDPDAARSFADAASQLPGVLTPADAIEVGPGTWQVDLVVDGGPEGDVAQQVVTEVRDLAADRDADVLVGGAAAEFVDQQAAIGDALPLAAALLVLLTVLVLWLMTGSVVLPVKAVVMNTLTAGVALGALTFVYQDGRLTGLLGYTSNGGVEPTNFLVAAAVVFALSTDYGVFLLGRIKEAREAGLAEREAVATGLGRTGSVVTAAAILLAVAIGAFSTSSISFIQQIGIATAVGVLVDAFVVRSFLVPALMGLLGKWNWWAPMPLRRLHDRIGFSEGGPAEPADAADGPPRVLASTP; via the coding sequence ATGGACCCGACCTCCGCTCCGCTCCCGCCCGGTCACCGCTCGCGCCTGACCCGCGCCCTCCACTCCCACCCCCGGCGTGCCCTGCTGGCCGTCCTGCTCTTCGTGGTCGTCGCCGGCGTCCTCGGCGGCCCGGTCGCCGGGTCCCTCGACGCCGACGGTGGCTTCGCCCCCGCGGACTCCGACTCGGCCCTCGCCGTCGAGCGCCTCGAGGACGCCTCCGGGCGGTCGCCGTCCGCCGGGGTCGTCGCCGTCGTCGACACCGGCGACGGCCGGTCGGACGTGACCGACGTCGTCGAGACCCTCGCCGGGCTCGACGGCGTCGCCGAGGCCGTGCCGGCCGGCACCGCGCGGGACGGCAGCTCCGCGCTGGTCGTCGCCGTCCTCGACGCGGACGCCGACGACGAGGCCGTCGCGACGGCCGCGGTCGCGGCGTTCGAGGACGACGACCGGGTCGCCCTCGGTGGGTCCGCCGTCACCGGGCTGCAGATCGGTGAGCGGGTCGGGGAGGACCTCGGCCGCGCCGAGCTGCTCGCCTTCCCGGTGCTCGTCCTGCTGTCCCTGCTGTTCTTCGGCGGACGCGCCGCGGTGCTGCCGCTGGTGGTCGGCGTGACCACGGTGCTCGGCACCTTCCTCGCGATGGCCGGGATCAACGAGGTGTACGGGCTGAGCGTCTTCTCCCTCAACCTCGTCATCGGTCTCGGGCTGGGGCTGGCCATCGACTACACGCTGTTCCTGCTCAGCCGGTACCGCGAGGAGCTCGACCAGCAGGGGCCGACCCTCGGCGCCGTCCTCACCACGATGCGCACCGCCGGCCGGACCGTCGTCTTCTCGGCCGCCACCGTCGCGGTCGCCCTGGCCACGCTCACCGTCTTCCCGATGGGCTTCCTGAAGTCGATGGGCATCGCCGGGGCGGTCGTCGCCGTCGTCGCCGCCGCCGCCGCACTGGTCGTCTCTCCCGCGGTCTTCGCCCTGTGGGGCCCGAAGCTGGCCCGCCGCCGGCGCCGGGCCGCCGCCTCCGGGGGCGGCTGGTACCGCCTCTCGCACGCCGTGATGGCCCGGCCCGGCGCGGTCGCCGCCGTCACCGCGATCGTGATGCTCGTCCTGGCCGCACCCGCCCTGCGGGCCGAGTGGACCCCGGTCGACAGCAGCGTCGTGCCGACCGACCTCAGCGCCCGCGTGGTCGCCGACACCCTCGAGGCCGACTACGCCGGCGCCGGCACCACCCCGGTGCTCGCCGCCGTCCGGGCCGACGACCCGGACGCCGCCCGCTCCTTCGCCGACGCGGCCTCGCAGCTGCCCGGCGTCCTGACCCCGGCCGACGCGATCGAGGTCGGACCCGGCACCTGGCAGGTCGACCTGGTCGTCGACGGTGGCCCGGAGGGCGACGTCGCCCAGCAGGTCGTCACCGAGGTCCGCGACCTGGCGGCCGACCGGGACGCCGACGTGCTGGTGGGCGGCGCCGCCGCGGAGTTCGTCGACCAGCAGGCCGCCATCGGGGACGCCCTCCCGCTCGCCGCCGCGTTGCTCGTCCTGCTCACCGTGCTGGTGCTCTGGCTGATGACCGGCTCGGTGGTGTTGCCGGTCAAGGCGGTGGTGATGAACACCCTGACCGCCGGGGTCGCCCTCGGGGCGCTCACCTTCGTCTACCAGGACGGCCGGCTCACCGGCCTGCTCGGCTACACGTCCAACGGCGGCGTCGAGCCGACGAACTTCCTGGTCGCCGCGGCCGTGGTCTTCGCCCTCTCCACCGACTACGGCGTCTTCCTGCTCGGCCGGATCAAGGAGGCCCGGGAGGCCGGTCTCGCCGAGCGCGAGGCGGTCGCGACCGGGCTGGGCCGCACCGGCAGCGTCGTCACCGCCGCCGCGATCCTGCTCGCCGTGGCGATCGGGGCGTTCAGCACCAGCTCGATCTCGTTCATCCAGCAGATCGGGATCGCGACCGCGGTCGGCGTGCTGGTCGACGCGTTCGTCGTCCGCTCGTTCCTGGTGCCGGCGCTGATGGGCCTGCTCGGCAAGTGGAACTGGTGGGCGCCGATGCCGCTGCGCCGGCTGCACGACCGGATCGGCTTCTCCGAGGGCGGACCGGCCGAGCCGGCCGACGCCGCGGACGGGCCGCCGCGGGTCCTGGCGAGTACTCCCTGA
- a CDS encoding histidine kinase: MTRLPSLPPRVLDVVAAAACVAAMCVELARSTKGEPSVAAVIAIVVASLPVLLRRDRPVLAMVLAMTTLLGVVNTAAIYQTIPIPAVLCAYTLADRLGRTAALWTGAAAAPVVLAVLQTYSPHSLLDWNTARNLGLVALPLALGVAAHERRAHTAALVDRAETAERNREEEALRRVGEERLRIARDVHDVVAHAMVAINVQAGVGAHLLDRDPDQARATLRDIKRVSGEALGDLRSMLGLLREDEHDSPVRPVPGLAGIDDLRDGLGSAGIDLDVRIDPDVATVPVSVGATGYRIVQEALTNVLRHAGPTSARVHVSRAADVVLIEVEDDGGAAPPALDGTGSGNGLRGMRERAAAAGGQLEAGPRPGGGWRVAASLPVSVPVTAP, translated from the coding sequence GTGACCCGCCTCCCGTCGCTGCCGCCACGCGTCCTGGACGTCGTGGCGGCAGCGGCGTGCGTGGCCGCCATGTGCGTCGAGCTGGCCCGCAGCACGAAGGGGGAGCCGAGCGTGGCCGCCGTCATCGCGATCGTGGTCGCCAGCCTCCCGGTGCTGCTGCGCCGTGACCGGCCGGTGCTGGCCATGGTCCTCGCGATGACCACCCTGCTGGGGGTGGTCAACACCGCGGCGATCTACCAGACCATCCCGATCCCGGCCGTCCTGTGCGCGTACACGCTCGCCGACCGGCTCGGCCGGACCGCGGCGCTGTGGACCGGGGCAGCGGCGGCGCCGGTGGTGCTGGCCGTCCTGCAGACCTACAGCCCACACTCGCTCCTGGACTGGAACACCGCCCGCAATCTCGGCCTGGTGGCGCTGCCCCTGGCCCTGGGCGTCGCCGCCCACGAGCGCCGTGCCCACACCGCCGCGCTGGTCGACCGCGCCGAGACCGCCGAGCGGAACCGCGAGGAGGAGGCCCTGCGCCGGGTGGGGGAGGAGCGGCTGCGGATCGCCCGGGACGTCCACGACGTCGTCGCGCACGCCATGGTGGCCATCAACGTCCAGGCCGGGGTCGGCGCCCACCTCCTCGACCGCGACCCCGACCAGGCCCGCGCCACGCTCCGCGACATCAAGCGGGTCAGCGGCGAGGCGCTCGGCGACCTGCGGTCCATGCTCGGCCTGCTCCGGGAGGACGAGCACGACAGCCCCGTCCGGCCGGTGCCGGGCCTCGCCGGGATCGACGACCTGCGCGACGGGCTCGGCTCGGCCGGGATCGACCTCGACGTCCGGATCGACCCCGACGTGGCGACGGTCCCGGTCTCGGTCGGGGCGACCGGCTACCGGATCGTGCAGGAGGCGCTGACCAACGTGCTCCGGCACGCGGGCCCCACGTCGGCGCGGGTGCACGTCAGCCGGGCGGCCGACGTCGTGCTCATCGAGGTCGAGGACGACGGCGGAGCGGCGCCGCCGGCCCTGGACGGCACCGGGTCGGGCAACGGGCTGCGCGGGATGCGCGAGCGGGCGGCCGCGGCCGGGGGTCAGCTCGAGGCGGGCCCACGGCCGGGTGGTGGCTGGCGGGTCGCGGCGTCCCTGCCGGTGTCCGTGCCGGTGACCGCCCCGTGA
- a CDS encoding acyl-CoA dehydrogenase family protein, whose amino-acid sequence MPSTLTLAPVVPSAAAEQVRAEVREFLAAELAAGTFTTHVDTWLSGVDPAFSRKLGERGWLGMTWPRRYGGHERTAMERYAVTEELLAAGAPVAAHWIADRQSGPNLLRYGTEAQRAEILPRIAAGECYFVIGMSEPDSGSDLASIRTRATRNGDGDWVVNGAKVWTSNAHTSHYAITLVRTSPADPAHRHAGLSQLLVDLSLPGITVNPIRILDGGHHFNEVVFDDVVVPGDMLLGEEGNGWHQVTAELAFERSGPERFLSTYPLIAEFARRVADSGDPAQLATLGRVSARLLALRQLSLRIAGALDRGELPDIPAALVKDVGTTFEADVIDEVRRAVDVPASLDSPDPLGRALAEAQLHAPGYTLRGGTNEILRGIVARGLGLR is encoded by the coding sequence ATGCCGTCGACGCTGACGCTCGCCCCGGTCGTCCCGTCCGCCGCGGCGGAGCAGGTGCGGGCCGAGGTGCGCGAGTTCCTCGCCGCCGAGCTCGCCGCGGGCACGTTCACCACCCACGTCGACACCTGGCTCTCCGGCGTCGACCCGGCGTTCTCCCGCAAGCTCGGTGAGCGCGGCTGGCTCGGGATGACCTGGCCGCGGCGCTACGGCGGGCACGAACGGACGGCGATGGAGCGCTACGCCGTCACCGAGGAGCTGCTCGCCGCCGGTGCCCCGGTGGCCGCGCACTGGATCGCCGACCGGCAGTCCGGGCCGAACCTGCTGCGGTACGGCACCGAGGCGCAGCGCGCGGAGATCCTGCCGCGCATCGCGGCGGGGGAGTGCTACTTCGTCATCGGGATGAGCGAGCCGGACAGCGGCTCGGACCTCGCCTCGATCCGCACCCGCGCCACCCGCAACGGCGACGGCGACTGGGTGGTCAACGGTGCGAAGGTGTGGACGTCGAACGCCCACACCAGCCACTACGCGATCACCCTGGTGCGCACCTCGCCGGCCGACCCGGCCCACCGGCACGCGGGGCTGTCGCAGCTGCTGGTCGACCTGTCGCTGCCGGGCATCACGGTCAACCCGATCCGCATCCTGGACGGCGGCCACCACTTCAACGAGGTGGTGTTCGACGACGTCGTCGTGCCCGGCGACATGCTGCTGGGCGAGGAGGGCAACGGCTGGCACCAGGTGACCGCCGAGCTGGCGTTCGAGCGCTCCGGGCCGGAGCGGTTCCTGTCGACCTACCCGCTGATCGCCGAGTTCGCCCGCCGGGTCGCCGACTCCGGTGACCCGGCCCAGCTCGCCACCCTCGGCCGGGTCTCCGCCCGGCTGCTCGCGCTGCGCCAGCTGTCGCTGCGGATCGCCGGCGCCCTGGACCGCGGTGAGCTGCCGGACATCCCGGCCGCCCTGGTGAAGGACGTGGGGACGACGTTCGAGGCCGACGTGATCGACGAGGTGCGCCGGGCGGTCGACGTCCCGGCATCGCTGGACAGCCCCGATCCGCTCGGCCGGGCGCTGGCCGAGGCGCAGCTGCACGCGCCGGGCTACACGCTGCGCGGCGGCACCAACGAGATCCTCAGAGGGATCGTGGCGCGCGGGCTGGGGCTGCGATGA
- a CDS encoding response regulator yields MTAAVARPVRVLLVDDQTLVRAGFRALLDSEPDIEVVGEAVDGEQAVAMAVATVPDVVLMDVRMPRVDGLAATARITGDARLTGTRVVVLTTFELDEYVFGALRAGASGFLLKDIEPVALIEAVRLVHEGQALLAPQVTRRLIEAYVATGPAAPAPPPPPDSARLAELTPREREVLGLVGRGMSNHEIAEHLVLSPLTVKTHVSRLFLKLGARDRAQLVVTAYETGVIGA; encoded by the coding sequence GTGACCGCCGCGGTCGCACGCCCTGTTCGGGTTCTGCTCGTCGACGACCAGACGCTGGTGCGCGCCGGGTTCCGGGCGCTGCTGGACTCCGAGCCCGACATCGAGGTCGTCGGCGAGGCGGTCGACGGCGAGCAGGCGGTGGCGATGGCCGTGGCGACGGTGCCCGACGTCGTGCTGATGGACGTCCGGATGCCGCGGGTCGACGGCCTGGCGGCCACCGCCCGGATCACCGGCGACGCCCGGCTGACCGGCACCCGGGTGGTCGTGCTGACGACGTTCGAGCTCGACGAGTACGTCTTCGGGGCCCTGCGGGCCGGGGCCTCGGGCTTCCTGCTCAAGGACATCGAGCCGGTGGCGCTGATCGAGGCCGTCCGGCTGGTGCACGAGGGCCAGGCGCTGCTCGCGCCGCAGGTGACCCGGCGGCTGATCGAGGCCTACGTCGCCACCGGCCCGGCGGCACCGGCGCCGCCACCGCCACCGGACTCCGCCCGGCTCGCCGAGCTGACGCCACGCGAGCGGGAGGTGCTCGGCCTGGTCGGCCGGGGCATGTCGAACCACGAGATCGCCGAGCACCTGGTGCTCTCACCGCTCACGGTCAAGACCCACGTGTCGCGGCTGTTCCTCAAGCTGGGGGCACGCGACCGCGCCCAGCTCGTGGTCACCGCCTACGAGACCGGGGTCATCGGGGCATGA
- a CDS encoding GNAT family N-acetyltransferase, producing MTTIRPYRPADRAAVYDVCVRTADAGGDARGQWSTDDLMPDLFAGPYVDLEPAMAFVLDDGERVVGYVIGTADTAGFAGRLRTEWLPRVTDRYPRPPDPPRGPEDELVGLLYRPERLLVPELAAYPAHLHIDLLPSHQGAGHGRALIDTFRAAAARAGAPALHVGVSSENRRALGFYARLGFTPIPVADPGRAVYLGLPTSWD from the coding sequence GTGACGACGATCCGGCCCTACCGCCCGGCCGACCGGGCGGCGGTCTACGACGTCTGCGTGCGCACCGCCGACGCCGGTGGCGACGCCCGCGGGCAGTGGTCGACCGACGACCTGATGCCCGACCTGTTCGCCGGCCCCTACGTCGACCTCGAGCCGGCGATGGCGTTCGTGCTGGACGACGGCGAGCGGGTGGTCGGCTACGTCATCGGCACCGCGGACACCGCCGGGTTCGCCGGGCGGCTGCGCACCGAGTGGCTGCCACGGGTGACCGACCGCTACCCGCGCCCGCCCGACCCACCGCGCGGGCCGGAGGACGAGCTGGTCGGGCTGCTGTACCGGCCGGAGCGGCTGCTGGTGCCCGAGCTGGCGGCGTACCCGGCGCACCTGCACATCGACCTGCTGCCCTCGCACCAGGGCGCCGGGCACGGCCGGGCGCTGATCGACACGTTCCGCGCCGCCGCGGCCCGGGCCGGTGCCCCGGCGCTGCACGTCGGCGTCTCGTCGGAGAACCGCCGGGCGCTGGGCTTCTACGCGCGGTTGGGCTTCACCCCGATCCCGGTCGCCGACCCCGGCCGCGCCGTCTACCTGGGCCTCCCGACCTCCTGGGATTGA
- a CDS encoding alkaline phosphatase translates to MSTTTTRRLRRRALPVCLAAALVGTVVVLAPSASAGGGGHGNGPGNGHGHGHGHGKDARSVIFVNGDGMAAAHREAARLDQEGFDGQLAMDSLPIAGLQTTDARDPEDTITDSAASASAWATGVKTYNGAISVDLAGNPLPTIGGEAQQAGLATGLVTTAQVTDASPAAFFSNSVNRSAQDDIARQYLEVTKPQVILGGGEDWWLPAGDEGTYPPRAGDPEDPEVSRSTQGDLVARAQELGYEYVSTPEEFAAAEGDQLLGLFANEEMFQQRPEGQGDEFDPVVPLADMATRALEILSQDEDGFFLLIEEEAVDEMSHNNNGARMLESMRSLDAAVEVARAYVAEHPDTLLIVTGDHECGGLTIEDVDPTDESGPGGTLPQETAAEGTTESGEDGPFYVAGTDGGYDFALDWTTTGHTGAPTVVTAEGPGSRALTGYYPNTRLHEVVRDVLLG, encoded by the coding sequence ATGTCGACCACCACCACCCGGCGCCTGCGGCGCCGCGCACTGCCCGTCTGCCTGGCCGCCGCGCTCGTCGGCACCGTCGTCGTCCTGGCGCCGTCCGCGTCGGCCGGCGGCGGCGGGCACGGGAACGGCCCGGGGAACGGCCACGGCCACGGCCACGGCCACGGCAAGGACGCGCGCAGCGTCATCTTCGTGAACGGCGACGGCATGGCCGCCGCGCACCGGGAGGCCGCCCGGCTCGACCAGGAGGGCTTCGACGGGCAGCTGGCGATGGACTCGCTGCCCATCGCCGGGCTGCAGACCACCGACGCCCGCGACCCCGAGGACACCATCACCGACTCCGCGGCCAGCGCGAGCGCCTGGGCAACCGGGGTCAAGACCTACAACGGCGCGATCAGCGTCGACCTGGCCGGCAACCCGCTGCCCACCATCGGCGGCGAGGCGCAGCAGGCCGGGCTGGCCACCGGCCTGGTGACGACGGCGCAGGTCACCGACGCGAGCCCGGCCGCCTTCTTCAGCAACTCGGTGAACCGCAGCGCCCAGGACGACATCGCCCGGCAGTACCTCGAGGTCACCAAGCCCCAGGTGATCCTGGGCGGCGGCGAGGACTGGTGGCTGCCCGCCGGCGACGAGGGCACCTACCCGCCGCGCGCCGGTGACCCCGAGGACCCGGAGGTCTCCCGCAGCACCCAGGGCGACCTGGTCGCCCGGGCGCAGGAGCTGGGCTACGAGTACGTGAGCACCCCCGAGGAGTTCGCCGCCGCCGAGGGCGACCAGCTGCTCGGCCTGTTCGCCAACGAGGAGATGTTCCAGCAGCGGCCCGAGGGCCAGGGCGACGAGTTCGACCCCGTCGTCCCGCTGGCGGACATGGCGACCCGCGCCCTGGAGATCCTGTCCCAGGACGAGGACGGCTTCTTCCTGCTCATCGAGGAGGAGGCGGTGGACGAGATGAGCCACAACAACAACGGCGCCCGGATGCTCGAGTCGATGCGCTCGCTGGACGCCGCTGTCGAGGTCGCCCGCGCCTACGTGGCCGAGCACCCGGACACGCTGCTGATCGTCACCGGCGACCACGAGTGCGGCGGGCTCACCATCGAGGACGTCGACCCCACCGACGAGAGCGGCCCCGGCGGGACGCTGCCGCAGGAGACCGCGGCCGAGGGGACGACGGAGTCCGGCGAGGACGGCCCGTTCTACGTCGCCGGCACCGACGGCGGCTACGACTTCGCGCTGGACTGGACGACGACCGGGCACACCGGCGCGCCCACGGTCGTGACCGCCGAGGGCCCGGGCAGCCGGGCGCTCACCGGCTACTACCCGAACACCCGGCTGCACGAGGTCGTGCGCGACGTGCTGCTCGGCTGA
- a CDS encoding TetR/AcrR family transcriptional regulator, with product MSELSELGARRPQRADARRNFDALLVAAREVFSEQGVAASLEDVARRAGVGIGTLYRNFPTRQELVEAVYVGEIRELCQAARSADAEHPWDALVAWLRRFVDYVATKRALAEGLNRDSDVFAACREAMYAAGAPLLERAQAAGEARSDLGFDDLVRLVIGVLSAGFPDDDRRDKVLAIALDGVRTQTSWTAVRSAGRDTVMPR from the coding sequence GTGAGCGAGTTGTCCGAGCTCGGTGCGCGGCGCCCGCAGCGGGCCGACGCGCGGCGCAACTTCGACGCCCTCCTCGTCGCCGCCCGCGAGGTCTTCTCCGAGCAGGGCGTCGCCGCCTCCCTGGAGGACGTCGCCCGCCGGGCCGGGGTCGGCATCGGCACGCTGTACCGCAACTTCCCCACCCGCCAGGAGCTGGTCGAGGCCGTCTACGTCGGCGAGATCCGCGAGCTGTGCCAGGCCGCCCGGTCCGCCGACGCCGAGCACCCCTGGGACGCGCTGGTCGCCTGGCTGCGCCGGTTCGTCGACTACGTGGCCACCAAGCGCGCGCTGGCCGAGGGCCTCAACCGCGACTCCGACGTCTTCGCCGCCTGCCGCGAGGCGATGTACGCCGCCGGCGCCCCGCTGCTCGAGCGTGCCCAGGCCGCCGGCGAGGCCCGCAGCGACCTCGGCTTCGACGACCTGGTCCGGCTGGTGATCGGGGTGCTGTCGGCGGGCTTCCCGGACGACGACCGGCGCGACAAGGTGCTGGCGATCGCCCTCGACGGCGTCCGGACGCAGACGTCCTGGACCGCCGTCCGATCGGCGGGGCGGGACACGGTCATGCCCCGATGA